The Tenebrio molitor chromosome 5, icTenMoli1.1, whole genome shotgun sequence genome segment AATTAAAACGGTTCGCTTATGTCGCTTGAAAATCTTAGTTATTCACATTTCTAGATTTCAGAACATTATTTCGAAAATAGATAACAGAAGAACGGAAGACgagaaaatcaaaatatgtGAAAGATATAAAAAAACTGTAGAACCCGTGGAACTCACCAGATACAAACCGACTTGTCCTGCACATAAAATGAAGGCTAAAAGTGAAgctaacaagaaaaaaataggcaaaaagaaaacatccACCAAGAAAGATCAAGATCAAGAAGGATCATCACAATCTTCGCCCGTATCTGgggggcaatgtcaacttgtttgtaaattaatttaaaatataacaataaaacacTATAAGAAAGTATTATACATatattaaatttacattttgaacGATTTACAATTATGAAACAAGAAAACTTGTGCAGTCTTcctcaaaataaatatttagagacAAAACAGGCTCGATATATTAGGAGCACAATTCAAATGGTTAGAACTTAGAATTTGATGTTACGTTGGCTAATCTATagcacattttaataaatactaAAGACGAAGGCAAAAGGGAAAATATGGAATGTGGGAAGGTTTCAGAATATGACTTAGATGTTATGTAGATTCCGTTACCTAACTAAACTGGAAGGCGAATCCTCCAGGGAAACCTCCGCCCAAGTTGAAATCGTTACAATTATGCGCTTGACTAAAGAACGTTTGGAACACTTGAGTTGGATCAATATCTGTAAATAAATACATGGAACACCATTCaggtgcaaaaaaaaatatataccaaTACCTGACATTCCACCTTCAAAATCGTCCATATCTTGCCCACTATCGTACCTCGCTTTCTTTTTGGGATCTGATAAAATTCCGTAAGCCTCTCCTAACTCCTTAAATTTCTTTTCTTGGTCCTTCTTAACGGCATCGGTCGCGTTTGCATGTCTATCAGGATGCAGCATTAACGCTTTTTTTCTGTACGCTTTCTTTATTTCACTTTCTGACGCATTTCTCTCCACACCCAATATCTTGTAGTAATCTTTACGTTTCGATTTTTTCAGGGCGAATTTGGCGTCCTGAAGTAATTTACGATGTTCTCGGCTCTTGTTAAGTTTGCACACCTTTTCATAATCTTTCACTGCATCCTCATATTCACCCAAATCCATGTAGCAACTCGCCCTTCTCAGGAGAGCTTTGAGGTAGGTGTCGTCGAGTTCTAAAGCTGCTGTACAATCTTCTACCGCCTCTTTAGTTTTGGCAAGCCTGTGCTGGACCGTGGCACGATTGAAATATAATTTGGCGTTTGCCTTTTTGTTGAGAGGATCTACCGCTAAGGCTTCTGTGTACAAAGCGAACGCTTCTTGGAAACGGCAGGTTTTGTACGCTTCATtgccattttcttttgttttttttagttCTTTGGCTTTCTTGTATACATCCATGGCCTTCTTGTGATCGGGCGCGAGCCGTAAAACTTGCTGAAAATGGTTGAAAGCGCTGTCTAAATTATCTTCGTAATACAAACACATTCCTCGGACGTAGATGGCGTCTGCGTTGGTTTTATCCAAATGTAAGGCGTTGTTGGCTATTTCTTGTGCCTCCTGATAGCGTCCCAAAAACGCCAAATATTCGGCTTTCGTGATCTTGTAACGGGTGCAAGTTGGAGCTTCATCGAGGCATCTGTCCATGCAATACACGACCTTCCTGAAATCCTTCTTGCGGTTTGCTTTGGCGGCTTCTTGTTCAAACTGTTTAAGTTTCTCGACGGATCGCATTTCATTGTTAATATTTGCGTTTCGGTCAAGATCGTTTATTTGTTTGATGGCATTCTCCCCCGTTGTCAGATCACCGAGGGCTATGGCGCATTTCAATATCCGAACGTATGCTTTGGTGAAAGTTGGATCAAAGTGGATACATTTGCGAGCATCCTCCAAGGCTTCCTGGAAGTTGTTCAGCATCATGAAACATGCGGAACGGTTTGCATAATAGGAGGCTGTGTTTGGACATAATTCGATGGCTTCTGAATAAAGATTGAGGGCGGACCGATATTGTTTAACTTTGTATAATTGGttgccattttctttttttaactctgcCAATCTGCAACAAAGCACTACGTTCACAAcacgataaaaaaaatgataccGCATCGATAATTGAGTCGTTATATCAAAATTTGGTGTCAGACGTACAAATGGGGAACACtgaattaatgaaataattaaaaaccgAAACAGAGATTTTTTATGCATGCATTGAATACAGAAAAAATTGtggtttgaaaaaaatcatacaaaaataaaataactatgaaattaatctttattaacattaaaatattatacatatttttaaaactttctgaatattttaatagaaaatatgCAATTCGTTTCCAACATTCAAGAattcataaaattaattagcgACTCCTTCATGAATTACGGAAATGGTTCTGCCGTTCTATGAAAACACGTTATCATCGCGCGGGAAAATCTAATTACAATTTCCtgattacattttacaaaaacaaggTGCATTTATGTAATGGgtaaaataactaaaatacattttcattgaggtaaaattttatagTTGTTTTTCTAATAGCGATTATGTGCTTGTTTTAAAATGTGGTGATATAAAACCGCAACATCAAAACCGCTGTGAAAAAATTCCTTTTAATTCTAGGGAAACAATAACTTACAATAATTCTTCAAGAGGCACTTCCATTTTCTGTAAGTTCCTAGAAGTTTGGATAAAATATTCATAAAACGACGAAAATGTCAGGATGACAGTCTATTTAAATctcaaaataaatatgccTATTGATCAAAGATTTGAAATCAGTTAAGATAATATTTGGATGATATCGGTAATCAACGAGAGTTAAAAAGAGCATTTTTCAACTTCAATTCCGACCTAAAATAAACTTTGGCGTGCGGGGGAGCTTAATGAAACGTTCAAGGTGTATgacctttaaattaaaaataccgCACTAGCAGCTTTAAAATTGACTCTGGGAATTTGGCTTTGCTTAAAACGCGCAAATAAGTAGGGCGAATCGAATAATTCAATCAATACAAttcattgttaaaaataacgaATGTGACTTGGTGACAACTTCTGTCAACAAAGTTAGAAGAGAGCTTTTGTAATACTCCTCACAAATTGAACTGGTAATTTGAGCAAAAATTACTCAATATTTTCGACACTTACTCAGCtggattttttggaattagGATATCGTCGTTTTCCATAATAACATCTTCGCCAAAATCTGCCATCTTGCACCACTTGTGAAACGAATAAGGCCGATCTGTAGGCCGAACGAAAAAAAACGGGACTGTGGCGCATGCGCACAAGAAGTATTTGTTAATCGATTGTTCTAGATAACGCggcaatttttaaatcaatcgCAAAATGAACCCAAACGCTTTTGacaattttgctttaaatgacaataaatacgaaatacaaattgaaaattaccaACTCCAGCAAAAGGAAAGCGGCAGTTTAGAGAGTGATGAACATAGTATGGAAGATGAAGAATATTTGGCTTACAACGAATCCAAATTACCAATCATTGAACCACATATTTGCACGTGGGATTATATGACAAAGTCCGAAGTGAAAACACTTCTGGAAATAAAGAGGAAAAGTCGGAGGCGAAAATTTATAGGTAATTATGGAATGAAATGATCGTGGCGCGACTCATTTATTAACTACTTGTAGAAGAAAAATTCAGCAAAAAACCAAAAGGGTTACCCAGAATTCTATTTAGAGAGCTGATATACACGGTCAcgaaattttgtaaaagatcaaattttaatttggagcAAACGGGCGCAGTGTTGTCACAGTTTTATTTGACTCATGtgtttttcacaaattcattGAATGTTGGCGCCGAAAAACTGtatgaatattttaaagaattgcAGCTTTGTCATTCTCTTCCAGTAAGAAAAGTATTCTAAGTCATATTTTATCATTCTGAAAATGTTACAGTTTCCGCCGCAAAGCATCAAATTATTCAACTTGGAAGAAATCAAGAACATCATGATATATTTCTGTAAATTGTACTTACGCAACTTACCAATCATTCGCTTTACCAGCCTGCCTAACTTTACTTTACGCGCAAATTACGAACTTGAACCTGAAATACTTTtaggaaaaaagaaaaaaggcaAAAAAGGTAAGAAGGGTAAAAAAGGTAAGAAGAAAGGCAAAAAGAAGGGTAAAAAGGgaaaaggtaaaaaaaagaagaaatagtTTATCAAACtcatgtaattaaaaattatttgaataatttatttctctTCTTCTAATTGTTTTATTCGTTCTTGCAGCTGTGAAACTAGTGTGTTTTGATGAGAGTTCAATTGTTGTGTTAATGTGCTTCCTGCACTGTTTAAAGTTTGCACCAAAGTTGCCTGGGCTTCTTGCAAAtttggaattaaatttaattccattatttcatctttattgataaatttaccCTCAAAAATGGCagctaaaaaaattatatgaaataagaaaatttgttCAAAAACGTTCATACCTAACAAAACCAACTGTGGGAACTTTTTTGTAAGTTTcaataactttttaatttctggTTCAGGGCTAAATACTGTTACATTTTGTGAAACATAAAAATCTAAAACTGACtcatatttagtattttcTAATGCCaactttaatgttttttttccaTAAGTCCTAAAGTACATGTTCTCTTTCTTAAACATAATTTGTGCTTTGAATTGCTGATCTGATTTCATTGGATTCACATGATAAAAGGCAACAAGTCGCGATTCATTAAACCGATTTCTTAGTTCTTCAGCTATTATTCTTTGAAATGGATTATCAACTTCTTCAATCATTTTATCTTCATATTTATTACACAGCTCTATAGGTTTCTTATCTTTATTAGGGTTTAAAAAGTATGGCTGCGTTAACGCTACATATCTCGCTCTTTCAAAATGAACTGGTTTTGGTCgctgaatatttatttttcctcTAAAACGTTTCGCTTGAATCAATGGGAAAAGACGTTCCAAAAGAACTAAAAATAAGATCGGCAATAATAACATTAACGTTAGTAAGTTATGTTATACCCCCTCGTGTGGCTAAAGCCATTGTGACGTCTattaacaaataattattaatataaaatgatttttttaataaattacatacACAAAACTGGATGTCTGTCGAAAACTTAACCTTATTCGTGTTAGCGGCGCACTGTCagaaagatttaaaaattgtaattttggttGCATAGGTTAAAGGGGTTAGAAAATCAATAATTACGAAAAAAGTATACAGCACCTTGAATCGTGCGATGAATTCTTgaaggtaataaataaataatagagttttaatttttattacgtGATGAAACAGTGAAAAATAAGGAAAGTTTCTGAAGGTTACGGTATTATAGACGTTTATGTCGCTTGGCAACTTACAGCGACGTCCAGCGTCCTTAGCGTCGTAACATACGATGCTCTATCGCGAGAAGAAAGGTGAAATCCCTTTTTATCCTAGTACTAGCAAAGAATATGAATGAAGTCCAATTATTTCAACGTGCAGGTGAGCTCTTTTTAGGAGTCATAAAATTTGCGTCAGTCATTAATCCAGAACGGAAGGATGTTCACAAATCGATATTCCTGAGCACTTCCACAATTTTCCAtatgaattattaaaataaagcgaaaataaattttagataattacttTATTTATGCTATCGTTAATCCCATGGCCGGGACCTACCGTTTTCAAGATATCCTGTCCAAGAGATAATGCGAGGATtgtgagaaaaataatacaaagtAAATGGATTCCGATTTTGGAAAAGTACAAAGTCACTTTGCCTATAGAGTGTCCATTCCATCCGACTCGCGATATTTTTGGACCTCAGCAAGCAGCTAAACAGCAACATAGGCCCTCGCAATGGACATGTGGTCTTTGTGGCAAATCTTTTTTTGAAGAGAAATATTTGGACATGCATTTTGACAATCGTCATAAAGGATATATTAATATGGTACTTACTATTCCAGTTTTAtcgtaaaattaaataattaaatcttaGGCCGAAGATGCCGTGTGCCTTGCGGACTACTGCGACATTATGAGATGTGACGTTTTAATAACGCAAGATCCCAAAACTGTGTATCCCGATACCGTTAATACAGATATAGAAATCTGGCGTGAAGCTTCGTCCTATACCAAAGCCCTGACCACGTCCGGTCCAAGAGAAGTTGCTAAATACACTTTTAAAGATGGAGTTTATCCTCATCTGCAGAAAACATCTAAAACTTCAACGAAACCGTCGAAACATTGCCAGAAAAATGAAGCACCAGAAGCGCCTAACACCAATGGTAGTttttagaaagaaaaagacatttttgaaTTATACACCATACTTTTTAGAAGAGCGCCATTCAACTGGCGATGAAGACAAGTTGCAAAATAGTTCTAACAATATGTGCCAGAACGATCTTGTGGATTCCGCGCTACCTGCACCAGACAACCGTCAGCAGAGAATTGCGGAACTCCAGAAACTTAAAGCCAATTGCAAGCCTGAAGAACTACAGAAGATTAAAACGAAATGTGAGATTTTAGTTCGGGACTGTATTGGTAGTTTATTAATTCAGCTTTCGTTGAAAGATTTTAAAGAAGTCGAAGGTAGGCAGACACAGTGTACTTTTACGGAAAaacgtttgttttattgtagACGAATTAAACAGAGGCGTCTGTTGGTATCTGACATGTGATAGGTACTGGGAAGATACGCAAAGCGACATACGCAGTTTCCCTTGGGGTTTGCTCTGTATGATCATAATGGTTCTGTCTCTTGGAATCTGCATGTGTTACTACATTATTTGGGTACTTTTCGAGTAAGTGCAGTTTCAGTCCTTCGATcgattttgttgcaaaaaattttagtacCGATGACGTCAGCATTGCCAGTGCTAGCATGACTGATAGATCGACGCCGTCCCCGGCGCATGTTCACAGGCAGGAGCCGCAACAATCCGCGGATGGTCATCAGATTTACACCGAAGACTATTATCTCGCTCCAGATAAAGATAACGAATACATATACGTAACCTATCCACCTGACTTGAAACGAAGGCTTTTAGAGAGgtttgttcttttttatttgttagcGTAGCATCAGTAGAATTAATCgtagttatattttttacctCCTTTAGCTGCTACAATCGAACTACCCGCTTGTGAAATATAGTGTGAAGAGATCGTTTAGCTCAATTTTATATATgtagattatttttatttatttagcaCTAAGAATTACAGTAATATGCCAGTCTCCATACTGAAACATTCCAAAACTGTAGATAAAAATTTACTAAATCGTATTAAGATTTCTTAATATTTCAATACATTTATATTGATTAacgattaatattttttagtaaataTTCTACATCTTTAGGGCTTTAGGCAATAGATTGGTAGTTGTAGAGGGTTCAGATGGGAATTCAGCTTAATATCGGGCGCTTCAAGAACGCAGTGTCACCGTTATTAATGTATCTTttacacatttattttaaacattttaccGTCGCAAATCTATGTTAATTGGCACGAGATTTGTTTTGAAtatctttttaaaattaaagaaacagTTGTAGGTATATTTATCTCGCAAAGTGCAAGTTATTTATCAATGTAGAGATTATACCGAACCTCAACACGCCAAGGCGTTAAATTACCACGTGTACCATTgttgcttttttaaataatcgtGTCACTATTTAATTTTCCTTTCTGAACCTATTATCTGTAGTAAAAACAATAACCTTATAGACATTAAAAATGTGGATAAAACTGAACAGTAGTAACTTGTTCTAAATATCTTGTGATTTGTTAgtgtgaaaatgaaaataaatttctcaaCGCTTGCTGTCTCgttctttaaattttaattaacttcaGAAATTAATGAAtggtaaaaatttgttttttcgcaTGTGAAATCTGACGAGGTTGCATTTTCGcagttttttcttaaatttgttGGAAAGATGAGCTATAACAAAAACTTCAAGTGaaagtgaataaaaaaaattaatacttggTTTTTAGAAACTTATTTCTTTATCATATCGTAGGTGAAATCTGATGTAGCGGTAGTTTCGCACCTTGCCGTTTTTTTctatcacaaaaatgtatataTTCCATATTTAAATAACTTTTGTACTACGTTATTATGCACATTTTTAAGCAATCCAgtaattaatgtaaatttgcattccaaaaatcatgttcatatttataaattaaggTGTAATTATATTCCAAACTCATAATAAAGATTTAATAATATTGATCAAATCTATCATTTTACAGCAACTTTTTATCGAAAAACATTCACGAAATAATACAACACGTTCTGAACAGTAATTATTGTGTGAAACGTTACTACCTTCACTAAGTGTAAGTTATAGCTTCTTTAATTCATAGTCCCTCGTTGAACGGAACTGTCAGTGTGAAACCTAAACTGAAAATCCTACAAAAAATAGGATTATCGTCATTTACTCATCATCAATcaaacgaaaataaaaaaaatctactcaTAAGGAAAAAGGGAAattaaagcaaataaaaatatctcttGGAACTAGGAAAATCACTCACTCATTCATTACTGTCAATCACGCAACAAAATTaagtttatatattttcttTCCTGTAAAAGTTAATCATATCTACGACGAAACGCCCCCCGCCCTACGTCTCTTCCTTTCATTCGCGAATTTTCTTCCATTCGCCTCTTGTGTTCCTCCATGCGGATCAGTCGTTGTTGCTGCTTCATTGTGATCtgtggaaaaaattattaccgtgTAAGCGTTTACCCAGTAACTACTGACATACCTCTTCAGGTGATAAAGGTTGCCAATAGATGCTGGGAGTCGctttagtttttaaaaataaatcatccaTCAATTTCTGTGGGACGGACTCTTCAACTTTCCTCTGTTTCCTGCTCATAAAATCTGCAACATAATTAAACCATAGTAGTATTCAGTAATATTCAATCAAAAAATACGTATTCTTGAATGATAAACAAACTATTTAAAGATTGCATCCAAGATTTTCGTAACATAATAATTACCATCAGGTGGAGACGGTGACCGTTTATGTTTTCGATTTCTTTCCCTGCTCCTGGATCTTTCTTTGTGCATATCTTTCTTGCCGATGTCCCATTCTCTCACTGGACCTTCACTCCTCTTCTTCTCGATCTCCTTTGGAGGTTTCTCTTCATTCCTACTCTTGTTTTCCACTGGTTCCTAGGGAGGGTTTAATCGTAAAATAGGAACTTTTTACAGTTTAAAGGTTAATAAATATCAAGTTTCACATAAAACTGTATTTACGAGAATTACCAGGTTTTCCTTTGTCGAAGTTTTCGTATCTGGAACAGTAACCACTGGCGGAGGAGCGGGTGGGTTCTTCGCATTTTGTAAATCTTCTTCCGTTGCATAATCAATAATCAACTTTTTCCCATTTCCAATGGGCCACTGAACTCCATGTAAAGCATTTCTTGTCGCCTCCGCTTCTCTGCAATTGCGATAAAATAACTGATGCAGCAATAGTATATTgcactagttatgaaagtcatacttttttcatgaattcgcagtttgattaacgagggcggcGCCCGAGTAGTTGGTATTTGACaataaattgaataaaatgataaaaagtACTACGttcattacgatttttcgttaaaaaGTCAACTTTAATAATCAATatgcaacaaaaaaagttaTGCAGTACTTACTCTTGAGTTTCGTATTGCACGTAACATTTAGATTTGATTCTGTCAGTCCAAAAACCCTCTTCTTGTATTTTTCCC includes the following:
- the Tpr2 gene encoding dnaJ homolog subfamily C member 7, which gives rise to MADFGEDVIMENDDILIPKNPAELAELKKENGNQLYKVKQYRSALNLYSEAIELCPNTASYYANRSACFMMLNNFQEALEDARKCIHFDPTFTKAYVRILKCAIALGDLTTGENAIKQINDLDRNANINNEMRSVEKLKQFEQEAAKANRKKDFRKVVYCMDRCLDEAPTCTRYKITKAEYLAFLGRYQEAQEIANNALHLDKTNADAIYVRGMCLYYEDNLDSAFNHFQQVLRLAPDHKKAMDVYKKAKELKKTKENGNEAYKTCRFQEAFALYTEALAVDPLNKKANAKLYFNRATVQHRLAKTKEAVEDCTAALELDDTYLKALLRRASCYMDLGEYEDAVKDYEKVCKLNKSREHRKLLQDAKFALKKSKRKDYYKILGVERNASESEIKKAYRKKALMLHPDRHANATDAVKKDQEKKFKELGEAYGILSDPKKKARYDSGQDMDDFEGGMSDIDPTQVFQTFFSQAHNCNDFNLGGGFPGGFAFQFS
- the LOC138131565 gene encoding uncharacterized protein, which codes for MNPNAFDNFALNDNKYEIQIENYQLQQKESGSLESDEHSMEDEEYLAYNESKLPIIEPHICTWDYMTKSEVKTLLEIKRKSRRRKFIEEKFSKKPKGLPRILFRELIYTVTKFCKRSNFNLEQTGAVLSQFYLTHVFFTNSLNVGAEKLYEYFKELQLCHSLPFPPQSIKLFNLEEIKNIMIYFCKLYLRNLPIIRFTSLPNFTLRANYELEPEILLGKKKKGKKGKKGKKGKKKGKKKGKKGKGKKKKK
- the mRpL10 gene encoding large ribosomal subunit protein uL10m, whose translation is MALATRGVLLERLFPLIQAKRFRGKINIQRPKPVHFERARYVALTQPYFLNPNKDKKPIELCNKYEDKMIEEVDNPFQRIIAEELRNRFNESRLVAFYHVNPMKSDQQFKAQIMFKKENMYFRTYGKKTLKLALENTKYESVLDFYVSQNVTVFSPEPEIKKLLKLTKKFPQLVLLAAIFEGKFINKDEIMELNLIPNLQEAQATLVQTLNSAGSTLTQQLNSHQNTLVSQLQERIKQLEEEK
- the LOC138131562 gene encoding uncharacterized protein isoform X2, producing MKSNYFNVQIITLFMLSLIPWPGPTVFKISCPRDNARIVRKIIQSKWIPILEKYKVTLPIECPFHPTRDIFGPQQAAKQQHRPSQWTCGLCGKSFFEEKYLDMHFDNRHKGYINMAEDAVCLADYCDIMRCDVLITQDPKTVYPDTVNTDIEIWREASSYTKALTTSGPREVAKYTFKDGVYPHLQKTSKTSTKPSKHCQKNEAPEAPNTNERHSTGDEDKLQNSSNNMCQNDLVDSALPAPDNRQQRIAELQKLKANCKPEELQKIKTKCEILVRDCIGSLLIQLSLKDFKEVEDELNRGVCWYLTCDRYWEDTQSDIRSFPWGLLCMIIMVLSLGICMCYYIIWVLFDTDDVSIASASMTDRSTPSPAHVHRQEPQQSADGHQIYTEDYYLAPDKDNEYIYVTYPPDLKRRLLESCYNRTTRL
- the LOC138131562 gene encoding uncharacterized protein isoform X1; its protein translation is MKSNYFNVQIITLFMLSLIPWPGPTVFKISCPRDNARIVRKIIQSKWIPILEKYKVTLPIECPFHPTRDIFGPQQAAKQQHRPSQWTCGLCGKSFFEEKYLDMHFDNRHKGYINMAEDAVCLADYCDIMRCDVLITQDPKTVYPDTVNTDIEIWREASSYTKALTTSGPREVAKYTFKDGVYPHLQKTSKTSTKPSKHCQKNEAPEAPNTNEERHSTGDEDKLQNSSNNMCQNDLVDSALPAPDNRQQRIAELQKLKANCKPEELQKIKTKCEILVRDCIGSLLIQLSLKDFKEVEDELNRGVCWYLTCDRYWEDTQSDIRSFPWGLLCMIIMVLSLGICMCYYIIWVLFDTDDVSIASASMTDRSTPSPAHVHRQEPQQSADGHQIYTEDYYLAPDKDNEYIYVTYPPDLKRRLLESCYNRTTRL
- the LOC138131562 gene encoding uncharacterized protein isoform X3, with the protein product MKSNYFNVQISCPRDNARIVRKIIQSKWIPILEKYKVTLPIECPFHPTRDIFGPQQAAKQQHRPSQWTCGLCGKSFFEEKYLDMHFDNRHKGYINMAEDAVCLADYCDIMRCDVLITQDPKTVYPDTVNTDIEIWREASSYTKALTTSGPREVAKYTFKDGVYPHLQKTSKTSTKPSKHCQKNEAPEAPNTNEERHSTGDEDKLQNSSNNMCQNDLVDSALPAPDNRQQRIAELQKLKANCKPEELQKIKTKCEILVRDCIGSLLIQLSLKDFKEVEDELNRGVCWYLTCDRYWEDTQSDIRSFPWGLLCMIIMVLSLGICMCYYIIWVLFDTDDVSIASASMTDRSTPSPAHVHRQEPQQSADGHQIYTEDYYLAPDKDNEYIYVTYPPDLKRRLLESCYNRTTRL